The Zeugodacus cucurbitae isolate PBARC_wt_2022May chromosome 4, idZeuCucr1.2, whole genome shotgun sequence genome includes the window TCTGACGTCATGTACAGTTAgtacatttatttttgatttattttattatctaaTACTTTTTTATCGATTATTCGATTCCTCGCAGGTGTTCCTAGTACACAAGAAAAATGTACTAACCGAAATTGTAAATCATCAGTTTTCGTATTATTTTCGTAAACTCGTAAACTAGATAAGAAGACAGCTGATATTACATTTTAGACTTTTAAGATCACCTTTACTGCGGGATATTTTTTAAGActgtataacaacaataatatgatCTCATCACTTCCATAACCACTCTTGGCGAATATTGTAACAGCTCTTCCCCCCAATTTGATTATTCGTATTCAGTGTCCACCCGATACATTTAACAAATTGATCGTGAAGTGAATCGAAGATGCCAGATTAGTCGTGAGTAGAATTTAAGAGCAGTCCACTAGAACACCTGTAAAGAACAGTGAAACTCTAGAAATACCGTAATTTTGATTTGTGGACACTTAACTGTGAGTCATTGAATGTTCGGAAGAGCTCGGCCCTCCTACAACCATACaatcgtatgtatatatacatacttacaagcaatatacgagtatatatgtatgtacacatgaatAACTGTAATTATCACTACTTACTGCTAACTTCACAACAAAACATTATAAATTCTATACAGTTACATTTAGGGGTATTTCATACCCTTTCAAAACATTTTCAGTTTGAtaacttttaattaaactatttcATTACTGACATTACATCCTAATTACCACCCGGCGTTCGGCGGCTTGCACAAATGTTTATGGCTTTTATGGATTTGTATTTATCCACTTTGAGCATAGCTTATTGCACTACATACTAGATAAAATATACGCACATGCGCATACAGACGAGTGCGTACATACTTTGTAATTAGCCGACGAAAGTTTCATGAATTTCACTACTTGAACTGTTTAGAGTACTTGTGGCCGCACTTCGCCCAGCCACCAATGCAAGCACCCGACCATACAAATTCACGGCGGCGACGCAAGTAGGCCGCTAGTTGCCCACCTCCAGCCGTCTATGCCCTGCCTCCGCGCTCTGGTGTGTGTGGTGGTTGGGGCGCCCTTGCCTTCTAGCCTCCTTGCCTCCCTGCCTCCTTGTCGATTAGTTTATCACCGTGCAGATGAGTACGCTCGCACAACGGCGCCAAAGTTCACTGCCTCCGCTAGGCTTTGACGTTGCGTTTGCTCTGGACGTTGGCGGTAGCCAACACCGGCGATGCCACGCTGCGTCAGTTGTTCGGTGGAGGGCGCAACTCTGCTGTCGACTAATGTCACGTTGCTGCAACGCAACAGCGCCATCGCAAGCAGAGCGACAATACTACTGCCAATTtgtcgatgttgttgttgctgttgtcgatGTCGTGACTGTGGcctctgttgctgctgctggagGGGCTGACGCTGTGTGGAAGCGCTTCTGTGGCTGAGGCCATGGCTTGGGCTCAGCACTCTTGCATGCCGGTGATTTTTGCTTtgatcgttgttgttgtgctcggTTATATGGCCAGTATTTTTGCAGAGAAATGTTGATATTTGCAACAGAATGAACGCGCCGACCATAGCGCTGATCAGCTTGGTCGGCTGGGCTGCGGCGCTGTGCCGAGCTGTGGGCGCAGAATTGGTTTGCATCGCCTCTGGTCGCTCACCTGAAAGTGAAAACACGAAAACAGTTACTCACTtgctaaataaaagaaatgctcATAGCAGAGTGCAGAGGAAATTTATATAGCAGTACAGTTTACATCAAATATTGTTTTCCGCGAAATTGTGCGCAAATTTATACATCCGCCTCCATGCACAAGTAGTGAACTAAGTCGAGCTTTAAGTTAAACTCAAAATGATACCGAAGACCACTTGCACAACTGTGTTTGACACGAAGCAAGGCATTGACATCGGCAAAAAGTGTGGAAAAGAAAAGGAGGCGCATGTGTATAAGCAGCACTATTGCACATTTAACTGCGGATTTTCCTGcggatttcaaatttaatattgatttcGTACTTTTCAAGGGATTTAACAATGAGTGTGCCCTCAAAAAACAAGACTAAgaatttgctttttgttttggtGTTGTTGAAGATGAACGGTGACTCAATTTTCGTATGTATGGTAGAACTGGAATCGTCAAAATTAAACTAAGAGTTGCTTGAAAACTGTAATGAGTATCGTTGCAGTTATAGTATACGGAAGATATTCAGTCTTGTGATTTGGTTATCAGTAAGGCATTTAACAAAGATAACTAAACAAAGAATATTCCAATAATATTGTCAAAATATGAACAATTAAAGGGTATCGTTGCGTACTCGTACTACTTCTTCAGCTGAGATTATGTTGAGTTTATGGTGTATATATCAGTTCATATAGAGGATGCTTTATAACCAACATATAGCGAATACATGATTTCTAAAAGTCATTTCCGttatttacatttcattatGAAACTATATCTGGGTCAAAAAATGGTCTAAATCTAAATCTTCTTTTGTACTAGTTTTAGTTCAGTTTTTCAAGTCAAGCATTAGTGACTGGAtacattaatatttgatttcacaATTTAATCTTAAAGAATGGTCTCTTCAGCGTATAGTATCCTTTACATACCCTGTAACACGTGGACGCGCAAGCTTGCTATCTCAGTGTTCGATGGGTAGCACGAATATTTGCCTGAGTCCAGCAGATCAGCATCATTGATTAGTAGAATTGATTTGGTTTCTtcagatttgatggttttgaaTTTTATGCGACCTCCAGATGTCTCCTCCGATAAAACctgtgaaatataaaaaggtAGAGTAAACGataaagaagaaaagaaaaaaaacagcgAGAATACTTATTTTATCTGTCTTCAGCACTAAAATATActagtgtgtgtatgtagataCATAAGTACGTGTATTAATGCAAATGAGTTAATGCGGATATGGGTTAGTGAGCTTGCCTCGTTGTAAATATGGGAAATTCGATTTTCGCATATAAAATTAACATCACTTTCCCTCGTAAAAGCTATATCAATACCGTTCAGCAGCCCGTCAGCCCCTTTGCACTCGCGCCCGGGTTTTTGTTGGTTCTCTTCTTTCTTTCCTTTCTTTTATACGCGAACTGAAGTCTCATTTGCATGGGGAAAGATTCTTATTTTAACCAATGAGCTCTGAAATATTCACATTCCGGCGCTACTTGCTGCACGGGATATTTTAGCTGTTTACTGTCAAAATTGCCAACATGAAGGATGTGTTCACAAATAGGGATAATGAAACTGTCGGAGGCAATTTTATATTTCGCAAAATACTTGAGCGACTTGAACCAGATTTGGTTCGCAATGTCATTATGTTCTCAGTGCTTTAAAATACGTCCCCTAAATCTCTGATCGGAAATTGGACAACATATTCCCTTGATTGACAGTGCATAATGTTCAGAGTGTGAGACATCTCAGCGAAATGAACTATATTATGAACTTATTCGGTCCATGCCTGTCCCTTACAAGTGCAATAATATTTTGGTGCGCACGTACTTtattcttccttacttgtttgcgCTACTTGCGAGATTCTTTCGTTTAGGTAAATGCCGCATTctctttgttgtatttattttctcgcTTTTCGCTCAGCTAGCACAAACACTGCGATACGATCTGCTTTAAAGTGGATTTCCTTGATCCTCCTGCCACCCACTTGCACCCCCTTTTCAAGTGAAGTTTTAGTGCCGCTTCATGTTTTCCATTGCATGAATGTGGCAATTGCAAGTGGCACGCTCGTTAAATCTGAGGCACGCTCCGGGCGTTCAACGTGCATGTCGCGAGCATGAAGGCGTCGCCGCGTATCAATTGCCACGCTGCtactaatacaattttaaacgaaaatcacCGCCAGCTCTCAGGCGACGATTTCCCCGCATTCTTCGCACCCGGAAGTGGGCGTTCGCTGAGAACGAAAGTCTACATACGTACTCGCTGTGCCTTCGATGGGAGTTGCGACAGCGCGGATCGAAGCGTTCGACTGCCACCGTCTGTGCGCATTGCATGCTCCTGTCCTCTTTGGCGATAATAAATGAACCGAGTATGTGCGATGTTCGATAAAGAATTGCCGCGATAAAAGTTCTTAAAACTGGTTACATGTTCGTTCCCACGCAGCCGAGTGCGCTCCGCTGGCGCGACGTTGCGATGGCGGTGCGATGGCTGTGCGGCACTTGAACTCGATAATTTATTGGTAAAATTTTTTGGTGGCGTGCCAACATGAAAACTATGCTTTTGGTATGAGTTTGCGGGCGGCCGCCCGAGTCAGTGTGTGTGAGCAGGCATCAGAGCACCGCCATTTTCGGCAAATGTTTTGTGTCGAACAGTGAgcgttaagtaaatatgctgcAATATGCTCGGCTCCGTCTTGGATATGAAGCGCCTTAATTAACCGCCGTTCAAATTTGCCTTCAGTGACGGTTAATTCACCCGCTGCACTATTTTAAACGCACTAACGGGTCTACATAAGGCCCCTAAATTATTTAGCTCTTCAATTATTCACTCTGCAGTTATTTAAGAGCCATCGAAAGaacttttgtataaaaaattacaaaagctaAAGAGGGTCTGATATCCACAAACTTTGCCCGTATGTTTGTTCAAAGAGAGCCTTGCATATGGTACTTACCTTATCTTGATGATACCAGAAGATGTGCGTCGGTGGCTCGGGACTGAACTTTATTACGCACGTCAGATTGATGGTGCTGCCTTTATCCACATACAGATCGGGTCCACCCAGTATGCTTGCGGTGGGCACTGTTAACCAGgagtaaaagaaaagaaagagaaAGGCAAATTAATATTCGAGTTAGTGATTATTGTACATGCATGCAGAACACATGTAGTTTAGTAGTATGTATCAAGGTGCTATTTATAGACAGTAAGCACTATTTCCGGTTGTATGCCTTGGCACTACACcagataaattttatttactctagtaaatgcatgtacatatgttgctCATGTAATCGAGTAACAGCAAGCGCCTATTGCTGGCGAGTTTTagtacgacaacaacaactagcattGTTTAGTAGAAGCTCCAAcactaataacaataacaacaatactgaCACTTTGATTATTTCTGGGAATGGCATAAAGCGCATTACTTACGAAGTCGAGTGAGCAGCATATGCTTCTGGAATTTTATGAAGACATGCGTCTGCTGCTCTAATACTCGTTCTTCTGGTGCACAGAGGAAAAAGCTCTAAGGAAGTTATTGTTAGCTGACTTTAGGGGGATTACGCATGcagttattttcttaatttagttgccattgcttgtgtgtgtgtgtgcatttcctAACCTAATTGTACTGTTTATCGATGAGAATTTAAGGATTTCCTGAAGTTGACTTTATTCCATTAATTTATGTTGGAAACTGAAGCTATTACATGTGAATCACTAAGAGCATAGTATATCACtagtacaaatattattattattgattttagatacaACTAGTCCGCTTGTTCAAAATTAGGTGTTTTCGGTATTCAAACAGAATACGATACTTATAACAAAGCTATGCAAGCTAAATGCTGACTGTCCCTGTTGTAATGAAGCTGATAACTAACTATTTACTACATTACATTCATAACCATTATTGTACAGTTGTCAACCATTACTGACACTTTATTATGCTAACGATAGATAGTCTTTGTTTACTACCAGTTAAATGAAATGCCGCCGATTTAGTAGCTGCACATAGCCACATCTGACATACGGAAATTTTACTGCCGGCCATGGGGGACTTTTATGTTTCGCTGGTAGAACTGTGAGATAGTTAAAGAGCTCTCCTTTCCACAAGTTATAGTAAAACTGTTTGtgttttataaactaaaaaaatcaaatgaaatgaaaacaacttTCATGTCTTTCTAACTGTGTTATTTGTTCcttttgtgttgtatttgtttatttatggcaTTTCTTTGTCGGCAGTTACAGGTCGATTTGTGCGTTGTGGTTTTCTGCGACTACACCCACAGGTTAACACAATTAGATTATGGCCATTTAACGAGCATTTGCCTACCGTTATCTATACACTTATACTTATGTGTTTCTCATGGATAAGTGTATTTTAGTGCAAGCACTTATTGTTTTTGTCTATACATATTGTATTTAGTATTATCCTCATTTCATATTATTCTCAATATATCCTCATCATTAGTTAGcagatttatttatgtatatcgaATAAACATGACTAGAATTGTTTTTGCGAAGGAAATGGCTGTTAATTATAAACTATCGCTTTATTGAATTGTGATTACATGAAAGAGCCAGAGTTCCAAAACTTCTTTTGAAGAAATCTTCATTGCACTAAATGGGACTGTGGTATAAAAGGAAGAGTCAACGTAATATCCTCAGTACCAATTGGATAAAAAAAATCGTGAGTCGTGAGCTTTTTCTCTCAATTGATGTGTGTATATGGTGTTAATCCAAATCTTAATAATTATACAGAcactttaaaaacaaaaaaaaaaaaattttattatcctTAAAAATACTTCCTCTATTAGGTTTCCTACTAAACACTGCTTAAGCGAAACGTGTCTATACTTTGCGTGCACCATAGGAAGTTTGCAAGGCGTATGCCCAACTTTATTTATGATGCCTGCAAGGGGCGTTTCTCGATATTTCGGCAACACTGGCTTATTTCTATTACAAtagcaatttcatttcattgtttaTACACTCGTCCTAAGCTATATTTCTTTCCGGTTCTTTTATTGCCATAATTGGCAAATGTATGGAAATGTCCGACAGCTGGAAATACTTGTTGTTAAGCGATGGAAATTAGACTTCGTTGACTCCCGATACCCCACCAGCAGATGTGAATCGAGATAAGGTTATGCAAGGACTAGTTCTGCGGCTGATCGGTTGCTGAATGCttcaaagtgcttttatataaAACGTTTATATTAAAGGGAAAGTCAAGGGGTGTTTGTTTCTGTAAGTACGAAAGCATAAATGCATTTGACTACGTATTCCACACATGCCTTAGTATATATCTCAAAAACTTTATGAACTTTCAGAAGAACTAAATGCGAGAAATCAAAATAACAATGTTGTTAACTGGAAAAAAGGTAGAAAACGacaaaggaaaaaagaaaacaaaaactcaaACAAACAAGAACAGCAGCGATAAAACGCAGCAAAGGCAATGCCACTTGCGAACTGTAGCTGCTCAGCGGCAGCGGCCGTAAAAAAACTTGTAAAATTGTAGTAACTTTTTGCCAACTGCCAACTGCCTGCTGCCCGCCGCAGGGCGAGGCGCCGATTCGCCAAAACAACAGAGCGAAGAAAACACGCCTCAGGTTTGGCTTCAGCTTCTGCACAATTTGCAAATAGCGCGCAAAATGCTCTGCTacgtttgtctgtctgtctgtgtgcTTTATAATTTTCTGCCAACCGCAATAAACGCCACCTCCGAGTCGGTGGTGTGTAAAGGGGCAGGCCTCGGTTGTTATCAAAATGTTGAATTGCTTGTGCACGCACTTTTGCCCGAGGCAACACTTGGCTTAACTTAACTTGGCGGCGTTTGCGTACAACGCATGTGTGCGCACTCAAACATACCTCATAGGAAGCACACATGCACTGCAGACACCGTTAGTGTTATCATCGGCCTTTAGTATGTAACATAAGACTTTGTGTGGCGCGTTTATCTAAACGAGCTCCAGCGATTGTGTTGGCATTTACTTATATTATTCGCCAAGCGAGGAACTTTTGCTCGTCTATTCTACTTCCGTTTGCGTGGGCAGTGCAACTGTGTTcatttattgtgaaaaaaaaacaaaagttcaTGGCGACCTTGACTGCGCTGTGATGGAGTAAGCGAGTCGAGATTTTTATTTCCGCCATGTACCACGAATTGCAAACTCTCTAATTTGGGCTCATATTTGGGGAACGAAGTCCAA containing:
- the LOC105212934 gene encoding uncharacterized protein LOC105212934 isoform X1 — its product is MIAFLTLFFYLTSLTMCYQRLSVNNNNHNNLDAKPTHMPPLHYPHGHRWNEPFFDLTMPKNITSLVGKSAYLGCRVKHLGNKTVAWIRHRDLHILTVGTYTYTTDQRFQTSYHRDIDEWTLQIKWAQQRDAGVYECQISTQPVRSFSVNLNIVDTIDDETSSLLQQYYSDDAFYISSDRIYQASDDEFAGMFGHIQTVAVPTASILGGPDLYVDKGSTINLTCVIKFSPEPPTHIFWYHQDKVLSEETSGGRIKFKTIKSEETKSILLINDADLLDSGKYSCYPSNTEIASLRVHVLQGERPEAMQTNSAPTARHSAAAQPTKLISAMVGAFILLQISTFLCKNTGHITEHNNNDQSKNHRHARVLSPSHGLSHRSASTQRQPLQQQQQRPQSRHRQQQQQHRQIGSSIVALLAMALLRCSNVTLVDSRVAPSTEQLTQRGIAGVGYRQRPEQTQRQSLAEAVNFGAVVRAYSSAR
- the LOC105212934 gene encoding uncharacterized protein LOC105212934 isoform X2, with the protein product MIAFLTLFFYLTSLTMCYQRLSVNNNNHNNLDAKPTHMPPLHYPHGHRWNEPFFDLTMPKNITSLVGKSAYLGCRVKHLGNKTVAWIRHRDLHILTVGTYTYTTDQRFQTSYHRDIDEWTLQIKWAQQRDAGVYECQISTQPVRSFSVNLNIVVPTASILGGPDLYVDKGSTINLTCVIKFSPEPPTHIFWYHQDKVLSEETSGGRIKFKTIKSEETKSILLINDADLLDSGKYSCYPSNTEIASLRVHVLQGERPEAMQTNSAPTARHSAAAQPTKLISAMVGAFILLQISTFLCKNTGHITEHNNNDQSKNHRHARVLSPSHGLSHRSASTQRQPLQQQQQRPQSRHRQQQQQHRQIGSSIVALLAMALLRCSNVTLVDSRVAPSTEQLTQRGIAGVGYRQRPEQTQRQSLAEAVNFGAVVRAYSSAR